A DNA window from Thiobacillus denitrificans ATCC 25259 contains the following coding sequences:
- a CDS encoding sodium:solute symporter family protein has translation MLIGFVALYLVVSIGIGLYGATKVHGAGDYITAGRALPMVVVVAMVFATWFGAETVLGIPATFLDENLGATIADPFGASLALILFGLFFARPLYRMQLLTLGDFFRQRYNRPVEVVISSAIALSYLGWVSAQVVALGLVFNVLSEGLVTQPQGIVIGASVVLLYTLFGGMWSVALTTLVQMTVIVLGLLWIAKLVGDMPEVDGVAPVVAHAAAAGKFEFWPPLEWAAILTFVAGLLTMGLGSIPQQDVFQRANAGKTERIAVWGTLVGGLLYFLFAAVPIYLTYAATLVDPAMTQAALAEDAQRVLPAFVKSHLPLYAQIIFYGALLSVIMSTASGTLLAPSVTISENVIREFMPRHGMNETQLLWITRAVVVAFSVLVVAYSLWSLQSSTSIHEMVANAYKVTLACAFVPLVAGLYWRRASNVGAGLAIALGFVVWVAVEFVAPDAALPPQFAGLIASALGMVLGSLAVPKRRH, from the coding sequence GTGCTGATCGGTTTTGTCGCTCTCTACCTCGTCGTGTCGATCGGTATCGGACTGTACGGCGCGACCAAGGTCCATGGCGCCGGCGATTACATCACCGCGGGACGGGCCCTGCCGATGGTCGTCGTCGTCGCGATGGTCTTCGCGACCTGGTTCGGCGCCGAAACCGTGCTCGGCATTCCGGCGACCTTCCTCGACGAGAACCTCGGCGCGACGATCGCCGACCCCTTCGGCGCCTCGCTCGCACTGATCCTGTTCGGTCTGTTCTTCGCGCGTCCGCTGTACCGCATGCAACTGCTGACGCTCGGCGACTTCTTTCGCCAGCGCTACAACCGCCCGGTCGAGGTGGTCATTTCGTCCGCGATCGCGCTGTCCTACCTCGGCTGGGTGTCGGCACAGGTGGTCGCGCTGGGGCTGGTGTTCAACGTGCTCTCCGAAGGCCTCGTCACCCAGCCGCAGGGCATCGTGATCGGTGCGTCGGTCGTGCTGCTGTACACGCTGTTTGGCGGCATGTGGTCGGTGGCGCTGACCACCCTGGTCCAGATGACCGTCATCGTGCTCGGTCTGCTGTGGATCGCGAAGCTCGTCGGCGACATGCCCGAGGTCGACGGCGTCGCCCCGGTCGTCGCGCACGCCGCAGCGGCGGGCAAGTTCGAATTCTGGCCACCGCTGGAATGGGCGGCGATCCTGACCTTCGTGGCCGGTCTGCTTACCATGGGGCTCGGATCGATTCCGCAGCAGGACGTCTTCCAGCGTGCCAACGCCGGGAAAACCGAGCGCATCGCGGTATGGGGCACGCTCGTCGGTGGCCTGCTGTATTTCCTGTTCGCCGCGGTACCGATCTATCTCACCTATGCCGCGACGCTGGTCGATCCGGCGATGACGCAGGCGGCGCTCGCCGAGGACGCGCAGCGCGTGCTGCCCGCCTTCGTCAAGAGCCATCTGCCGCTCTATGCGCAAATCATCTTTTATGGCGCGCTGCTGTCGGTGATCATGTCGACCGCGTCGGGCACGCTGCTCGCGCCTTCGGTCACGATTTCGGAAAACGTCATCCGGGAATTCATGCCCCGGCACGGCATGAACGAAACGCAGCTGCTGTGGATCACGCGCGCCGTCGTTGTCGCCTTCAGCGTACTCGTCGTCGCCTACTCGCTGTGGTCGCTGCAATCGAGCACCAGCATTCACGAAATGGTCGCGAACGCCTACAAGGTCACGCTTGCCTGTGCCTTCGTTCCGCTCGTGGCCGGGCTTTACTGGCGACGCGCGAGCAACGTCGGCGCCGGGCTTGCGATCGCGCTCGGTTTCGTCGTCTGGGTCGCGGTGGAGTTCGTTGCGCCGGACGCCGCGTTGCCACCGCAGTTCGCCGGCCTGATCGCGAGCGCGCTGGGCATGGTGCTGGGCAGCCTGGCCGTCCCCAAACGCCGTCACTGA
- the ubiB gene encoding ubiquinone biosynthesis regulatory protein kinase UbiB: MKLLRLARIIRTGLRFGLEEFFLGHERVRPLRWLVRITLFWRPLREPRAVRLRRALESLGPIFVKFGQLLSTRPDLVPADIVEELSRLQDRVPPFPSVQAIATIEAAYRTPLSSAFAEFDATPVASASVAQVHFARLHDGTEVAVKVLRPGIAPVIAHDVSLMYLAAALVEKLFADGKRLRPREVVSEFEKHLADELDLMREASNCSQLRRNFRDSPLLAVPEVYWDYCSADVMVMDRMDGIPVSQIERLREAGVDFGRLAATGVEIFFTQVFRDGFFHADMHPGNILVRPARDLAGSPAAGEVARVDQYVALDFGIMGTLTEIDKQYLARNFLAFFRRDYRGVALAHLESGWVPPDTRVDELEAAVRAVCEPVFDRPLKDISFGRVLLQLFQASRRFNVEIQPQLALLQKTLLNIEGLGRQLDPDLDLWKTAKPFLERWMNEQIGWRALLKSLEAEAPKWATLLPQLPRLAHAALADNRLALVEADLVLMLRQQQTRNTWLGAIAVLLTVLSGLVLYSILQ, encoded by the coding sequence ATGAAACTCCTGCGTCTCGCGCGCATCATCCGCACCGGCCTGCGCTTCGGTCTCGAAGAGTTCTTCCTCGGACACGAGCGCGTACGCCCCTTGCGCTGGCTCGTGCGCATCACGCTGTTCTGGCGACCGCTGCGCGAGCCGCGCGCCGTGCGCCTGCGCCGCGCGCTCGAGTCGCTCGGACCGATATTCGTCAAGTTCGGGCAACTCCTGTCGACCCGCCCCGACCTCGTGCCTGCGGACATCGTCGAAGAGCTGTCGCGCCTGCAGGACCGCGTCCCGCCCTTTCCCTCGGTGCAGGCGATCGCGACGATCGAGGCCGCCTACCGCACGCCGCTGTCTTCGGCTTTCGCCGAGTTCGACGCCACCCCGGTCGCCTCGGCTTCGGTCGCCCAGGTGCATTTCGCGCGGCTGCACGACGGTACCGAGGTGGCGGTCAAGGTCCTGCGCCCCGGCATCGCGCCGGTCATCGCGCACGACGTCTCGCTCATGTACCTCGCGGCGGCGCTCGTCGAGAAGCTGTTCGCCGACGGCAAGCGGCTGCGTCCGCGCGAGGTCGTCTCCGAGTTCGAAAAACATCTGGCCGACGAGCTCGACCTCATGCGCGAGGCGTCCAACTGCTCGCAGCTGCGGCGCAACTTCCGCGACTCGCCGCTGCTCGCGGTGCCCGAGGTGTACTGGGACTACTGCAGTGCGGACGTCATGGTGATGGACCGCATGGACGGCATTCCGGTCAGTCAGATCGAGCGCCTGCGCGAAGCCGGCGTCGACTTCGGGCGACTGGCCGCGACCGGTGTCGAAATTTTCTTCACCCAGGTGTTCCGCGACGGCTTTTTCCACGCCGACATGCATCCGGGCAACATCCTCGTACGGCCGGCTCGCGACCTCGCCGGCAGCCCGGCGGCCGGCGAGGTCGCGCGCGTCGACCAGTATGTCGCGCTCGATTTCGGCATCATGGGAACGCTCACCGAGATCGACAAGCAGTACCTCGCGCGCAATTTCCTCGCCTTCTTCCGCAGGGATTACCGCGGCGTCGCGCTCGCGCATCTCGAATCGGGATGGGTTCCGCCCGACACGCGCGTCGACGAACTCGAAGCGGCCGTGCGCGCCGTGTGCGAACCGGTATTCGATCGGCCGCTCAAGGACATCTCGTTCGGCCGCGTGCTGCTGCAGCTCTTTCAGGCCTCGCGCCGCTTCAACGTGGAAATCCAGCCGCAGCTCGCGCTGCTGCAGAAGACGCTGCTCAACATCGAAGGACTGGGGCGTCAGCTCGACCCGGATCTCGATCTGTGGAAGACCGCAAAGCCATTCCTCGAGCGCTGGATGAACGAGCAGATCGGCTGGCGGGCGCTGCTCAAGAGCCTCGAAGCCGAGGCGCCGAAATGGGCGACCCTGCTGCCGCAGCTGCCGCGGCTGGCTCACGCCGCGCTCGCCGACAACCGTCTCGCGCTGGTGGAAGCGGATCTCGTGCTGATGCTGCGCCAGCAGCAGACGCGCAACACATGGCTCGGGGCGATCGCCGTGCTGCTCACCGTGCTGTCGGGGCTCGTGCTCTATTCCATCCTGCAGTAG
- a CDS encoding ubiquinone biosynthesis accessory factor UbiJ — MIAAGLVERSLNHLLRQSPGAPAALARHAGAGVRFDLGVVRYDARIADDGYFSQAAIDAPDAVIAPTAALVARLPFAGREAFRFADYRGDPALLATLDRVFRQLEWDVESDLVPWVGDVAAARLHHLGRGALAALGDAATALGRNVGEYAVEEAEVMARGVDVARFNRQVDALADDSERLAARLRRLEAEAR; from the coding sequence TTGATCGCTGCAGGCCTCGTCGAACGCAGCCTCAATCATCTGCTGCGTCAGTCGCCGGGCGCGCCCGCGGCCCTCGCCCGCCATGCCGGCGCGGGCGTGCGCTTCGACCTCGGCGTCGTCCGCTACGACGCCCGCATCGCCGACGACGGCTATTTTTCGCAGGCGGCCATCGACGCTCCCGACGCGGTCATCGCGCCGACCGCTGCGCTTGTGGCACGCCTGCCGTTCGCCGGCCGCGAAGCCTTCCGTTTTGCCGACTACCGCGGCGACCCGGCGCTGCTCGCGACGCTCGACCGCGTCTTCCGGCAACTCGAGTGGGACGTCGAGTCGGACCTCGTCCCTTGGGTCGGCGACGTCGCCGCGGCCCGGCTGCACCACCTGGGCCGGGGCGCCCTCGCTGCGCTCGGCGACGCGGCGACTGCGCTGGGGCGCAATGTCGGCGAATATGCCGTCGAAGAGGCGGAGGTGATGGCCCGGGGCGTCGACGTCGCACGCTTCAATCGGCAGGTGGACGCCCTCGCCGACGACAGCGAGCGCCTCGCCGCGCGCCTGCGTCGCCTGGAAGCCGAGGCCCGATGA
- the ubiE gene encoding bifunctional demethylmenaquinone methyltransferase/2-methoxy-6-polyprenyl-1,4-benzoquinol methylase UbiE, with amino-acid sequence MEKTTHFGYQEVAESEKAAKVAEVFHSVAAQYDIMNDLMSAGLHRLWKRFAVAQAGLRPGMKVLDVAGGTADLTRLFLKEVGASGTVLLTDINFSMLREGRDRMLNEGRTPPAVQCDGERLPFPDDYFDCVSVAFGLRNMTHKDQALAEMHRVLRPGGRLLVLEFSKVWKPLEAAYDLYSFKLLPLMGRLVANDAASYQYLAESIRMHPGQEELKAMMESAGFARVSYHNMTAGVVALHKGYKV; translated from the coding sequence ATGGAAAAAACCACCCACTTTGGCTACCAGGAGGTCGCCGAATCCGAGAAAGCCGCCAAGGTGGCCGAGGTCTTCCATTCGGTCGCGGCGCAATACGACATCATGAACGACCTGATGTCGGCGGGCCTGCACCGCCTCTGGAAGCGCTTCGCCGTCGCGCAGGCAGGGCTGCGGCCCGGCATGAAGGTGCTCGACGTGGCCGGCGGCACGGCCGACCTCACGCGCCTCTTCCTCAAGGAAGTCGGCGCGAGCGGCACGGTTTTGCTGACCGACATCAACTTCTCGATGCTGCGCGAAGGCCGCGACCGCATGCTCAACGAGGGCAGAACGCCGCCCGCGGTGCAGTGCGACGGCGAACGCCTGCCCTTTCCCGACGATTACTTCGATTGCGTGTCGGTCGCGTTCGGCCTGCGCAACATGACGCACAAGGACCAGGCGCTGGCCGAGATGCACCGCGTGCTGAGGCCGGGCGGCCGCCTGCTCGTGCTCGAGTTTTCCAAGGTCTGGAAGCCGCTCGAGGCCGCCTACGACCTCTACTCGTTCAAGCTGCTTCCGCTCATGGGCAGGCTCGTCGCGAACGACGCCGCGAGCTATCAATATCTCGCCGAGTCGATCCGCATGCATCCCGGCCAGGAAGAACTCAAGGCGATGATGGAAAGCGCGGGATTCGCCCGCGTCAGCTACCACAACATGACGGCCGGCGTCGTCGCCCTGCACAAAGGCTACAAGGTTTGA
- the phoB gene encoding phosphate regulon transcriptional regulator PhoB, with amino-acid sequence MAANILLVEDEPGIQELLKFNLTQAGHQVTAAGDAEHALKFLKTTLPDVILLDWMLPGMSGIDLCRRLRGDARYQPVPIIMLTARGEERDKVLGLDTGADDYITKPFSPRELVSRIKAVLRRRAPQMTEEAVEVAGLRLDPVSHRVQGKGIALELGPTEFRLLHFFMTHPERVYTRPQLLDQVWGDDVFVEERTVDVHIRRLRLALEPSGHAALVQTVRGSGYRFSTEVG; translated from the coding sequence ATGGCTGCCAATATTCTGCTGGTCGAGGACGAACCCGGGATCCAGGAGCTGCTGAAATTCAATCTCACGCAGGCGGGTCATCAGGTCACCGCGGCGGGGGATGCCGAGCACGCGCTGAAATTCCTCAAGACGACGCTACCCGACGTCATCCTGCTCGACTGGATGTTGCCCGGCATGTCCGGCATCGACCTGTGCCGGCGCCTGCGCGGCGACGCGCGCTATCAGCCGGTTCCGATCATCATGCTGACCGCGCGCGGCGAGGAGCGCGACAAGGTGCTCGGCCTCGACACCGGCGCCGACGACTACATCACCAAGCCGTTCTCGCCGCGCGAACTGGTCTCGCGGATCAAGGCCGTGTTGCGCCGCCGCGCGCCGCAGATGACCGAGGAAGCGGTCGAAGTCGCCGGCCTGCGGCTCGACCCGGTAAGCCATCGCGTCCAGGGCAAGGGCATCGCGCTCGAGCTCGGTCCGACCGAGTTCCGCCTGCTGCATTTCTTCATGACCCATCCCGAGCGCGTCTACACGCGGCCGCAGCTGCTCGATCAGGTCTGGGGCGACGACGTGTTCGTCGAAGAGCGCACGGTCGACGTCCACATCCGTCGCCTGCGGCTCGCGCTCGAGCCCTCCGGGCACGCCGCGCTCGTGCAGACGGTACGCGGCTCCGGCTATCGCTTTTCGACCGAAGTGGGCTGA
- the phoR gene encoding phosphate regulon sensor histidine kinase PhoR, whose translation MMGFWWRPLSVLASVMLVALILWAGSGWVAALGFLAGIQAFVMLRRLWQEYRLSRWLENPDEVDPPDATGTWGDIFYRLQKLQRRQRASRSELTNALEQFEHAAQAVPDAMVILNGTEQIEWCNPASRSYLGLDCERDQGQFVRYLMRQAHFLDFLDAADYSRRLVCKSPVNRELTLSVQLVPFGEGKKLLVARDITDLERVDAMRRDFIANVSHELRTPLTVVGGFVETLAETDDLPPAESRRYFDLMLDHTRRMQRLLDDLLILSRLESADHSLSDEPVNVPEMVQALKSEAESLSRGRHRVSVQATSGTWLKGSQQEVRSAFGNLVSNAVRYTPEGGAITLGWHERDGEAVFSVKDTGEGIAAEHIPRLTERFYRVDRSRSRETGGTGLGLAIVKHVLTRHHARLDIQSTPGRGSAFSAIFPAQRVLAAPENAQVIPFPARDQGAA comes from the coding sequence ATGATGGGTTTCTGGTGGCGACCGCTCAGCGTATTGGCCAGCGTGATGCTGGTCGCGCTGATCCTGTGGGCGGGGTCGGGCTGGGTCGCGGCGCTCGGCTTTCTCGCCGGCATCCAGGCCTTCGTCATGCTGCGCCGCCTGTGGCAGGAATACCGTCTGTCGCGCTGGCTCGAAAACCCGGACGAGGTCGATCCGCCCGACGCGACCGGTACCTGGGGCGACATCTTCTACCGCCTGCAGAAACTCCAGCGCCGCCAGCGAGCGAGCCGCAGCGAGCTCACCAATGCGCTCGAACAGTTCGAACACGCCGCGCAGGCGGTGCCCGACGCGATGGTCATCCTCAACGGCACCGAGCAGATCGAATGGTGCAACCCGGCGTCGCGCAGCTACCTGGGGCTCGATTGCGAGCGCGACCAGGGCCAGTTCGTCCGTTACCTGATGCGGCAGGCGCATTTTCTCGACTTTCTCGACGCCGCCGACTATTCGCGCCGCCTCGTCTGCAAGTCGCCGGTCAACCGCGAGCTCACGCTCTCGGTCCAGCTCGTTCCCTTCGGCGAAGGCAAGAAGCTGCTGGTCGCGCGCGATATCACCGACCTCGAGCGGGTCGACGCGATGCGGCGCGACTTCATCGCCAACGTCTCGCACGAACTGCGCACGCCCCTGACCGTCGTCGGCGGCTTCGTCGAAACGCTCGCCGAGACAGACGATCTGCCGCCCGCCGAGAGCCGCCGCTATTTCGACCTCATGCTCGACCACACGCGGCGCATGCAGCGGCTGCTGGACGATTTGTTGATACTCTCGCGGCTCGAAAGCGCCGATCACAGCCTGAGCGACGAGCCCGTCAACGTGCCGGAGATGGTGCAGGCGCTGAAGTCCGAGGCCGAGTCGCTGAGCCGGGGACGGCATCGCGTCAGCGTGCAGGCCACGAGTGGCACGTGGCTCAAGGGCAGCCAGCAGGAAGTCCGCAGCGCATTCGGCAACCTGGTCTCCAACGCGGTGCGTTACACGCCTGAGGGCGGCGCAATCACCCTCGGTTGGCACGAGCGCGACGGCGAGGCGGTTTTTTCCGTGAAGGACACCGGGGAAGGCATCGCCGCCGAGCACATTCCGCGGCTGACCGAGCGTTTCTACCGGGTCGACCGCAGCCGCTCGCGCGAGACCGGCGGCACCGGCCTTGGCCTTGCGATCGTCAAGCACGTGCTGACCCGTCACCACGCGCGTCTCGACATCCAGTCGACACCCGGGCGCGGTAGCGCCTTCTCCGCGATCTTCCCGGCTCAGCGCGTCCTCGCGGCGCCCGAGAACGCCCAAGTCATTCCGTTTCCTGCGCGCGACCAAGGCGCCGCCTGA
- a CDS encoding HIT family protein, with protein sequence MPACPLCDTPGGTILWQDDFCRVVLADEPDYPGFLRVILAAHVKEMSDLAPADQQRLLQVVLATEAALREVVAPHKVNLASLGNLVPHLHWHVIPRFTDDPHFPNAVWGVRQRDTPRAAAPDLDARLGAALRRRLGRAQETE encoded by the coding sequence ATGCCCGCTTGCCCGCTATGCGACACCCCGGGCGGGACGATCCTGTGGCAGGACGATTTCTGCCGCGTCGTCCTCGCCGACGAGCCGGACTATCCCGGCTTCCTCCGCGTGATCCTCGCCGCCCACGTGAAGGAAATGAGCGATCTCGCGCCAGCCGACCAGCAGCGCCTGCTGCAGGTCGTACTCGCGACCGAAGCCGCGCTGCGCGAGGTCGTGGCGCCCCACAAGGTCAATCTCGCCTCGCTCGGCAACCTGGTGCCGCATCTGCACTGGCATGTGATCCCGCGTTTTACCGACGACCCGCATTTCCCGAATGCGGTGTGGGGCGTGAGGCAACGGGATACGCCGCGCGCCGCAGCGCCCGACCTGGACGCGCGGCTTGGCGCGGCGCTCAGGCGGCGCCTTGGTCGCGCGCAGGAAACGGAATGA
- a CDS encoding DUF3683 domain-containing protein, with product MNSRLREIPYNYTSFSDREIVIRLLGADAWNGLNTLRSERRTGRSARMLFEVLGDIWVVRRNPYLEDDLLANPKRRQMLIDALRHRLHEIELRRHGNELVGQLLAAAERAVREFAEWFDDTADLRARTLRRLVGVTRRDNISFDGLARVSHVTDATDWRVEYPFVVLTPDTEAEIAGIVAGLIELGLTVIPRGGGTGYTGGAVPLTDKAAVVNTEKLEVMSGVEMQHLPGCEFGVPTILCGAGVVTKRVMEAADAAGLVFAVDPTSADASTIGGNVSMNAGGKKAVLWGTALDNLVSWRMVTPEADWLEVTRLNHNRGKIHDAPAATFEVRRYAADGATPKGSPEILTIPGSRFRKAGLGKDVTDKFLAGLPGIQKEGCDGLITSARFILHKMPAHTRTLCLEFFANAREATPAIVEIKDYCDAHPDVLLAGLEHLDARYLKAVGYATKSPRAARPNMVLLIDVVSDDETAVGEAASRIVRIANARGGEGFIAVSAETRKKFWLDRARTAAIAAHTNAFKINEDVVIPLPRLGDYTDGIERINIELSIRNKLALIDALAEFFAAPLPLHEDEDTVADPVQTAEKQRQAQALLAAVRERWAGYLADLDAPYEAGTVFTALRDKEVRVSWKREVRRELHQLFIGREYTPVLQTCDSIHKDILKSRVFVALHMHAGDGNVHTNIPVNSDDYAMLATANAAVARIMALATELGGVISGEHGIGLTKLEFLDDATIATFVDYKNKVDPAGRFNKGKLMPGADLRNAYTPSFNLLEAESIILEASETGAIADSIKDCLRCGKCKPVCNTHIPRANLLYSPRNKILATSLLIEAFLYEEQTRRGVSLKHFDEFGDVADHCTICHKCKYPCPVDIDFGDVSIAMRNLLRRQGKKKFNPGTWASMAFLNATDPATIKALRKPLIEWGYSSQRVGHKLFKRMGLIQGQTRHPPATTGRSQAVAQVIHLVNKPMPGGLPKKTSRALLGLEDPSIVPVLRNPAKLSDESDAVFYFPGCGSERLFSQVGLATQAMLFELGAQTVLPPGYLCCGYPQIAGGQSDKGDAITAQNRVLFHRVANTLNYLDIKTVLVSCGTCMDQLLKYEFEKIFPGCRLLDIHEYLMEKGVKLEGVAGEKYLYHDPCHTPMKTHAPMKVANALLGDGVVLSDRCCGESGTLAVSRPDISTQIRFRKEEEIRAGVAAIKAGQRTTTPVKLLTSCPSCLQGLSRYTEDADVEPDYIVIELAKRLLGENWMTNYLARVGNGGIERVLL from the coding sequence ATGAATTCCCGCCTCCGCGAAATCCCGTACAACTACACCTCGTTTTCCGACCGCGAGATCGTCATCCGCCTGCTCGGCGCCGACGCGTGGAACGGGCTGAACACGCTGCGCAGCGAGCGCCGGACCGGACGCTCGGCACGCATGCTGTTCGAGGTGCTCGGCGACATCTGGGTCGTGCGGCGCAATCCCTATCTCGAAGACGACCTGCTCGCCAATCCGAAACGCCGGCAGATGCTGATCGACGCGCTGCGGCACCGGCTGCACGAGATCGAGCTGCGGCGTCATGGCAACGAACTGGTCGGCCAACTGCTCGCGGCTGCCGAACGCGCGGTGCGGGAATTCGCCGAGTGGTTCGACGACACGGCCGACCTGCGCGCCCGCACGCTGCGCCGCCTTGTCGGCGTGACGCGCCGCGACAATATTTCCTTCGACGGTCTCGCGCGCGTCTCGCACGTCACCGACGCGACCGACTGGCGCGTGGAATACCCCTTCGTCGTACTCACCCCCGACACCGAGGCCGAAATCGCCGGCATCGTCGCCGGGCTGATCGAGCTCGGGCTGACCGTGATCCCGCGCGGCGGCGGCACGGGCTATACCGGGGGCGCGGTGCCGCTCACGGACAAGGCCGCGGTCGTCAACACCGAAAAGCTCGAAGTGATGAGCGGCGTCGAGATGCAGCATCTGCCCGGCTGCGAATTCGGCGTGCCGACGATCCTTTGCGGCGCGGGCGTCGTGACCAAGCGCGTGATGGAAGCCGCCGACGCGGCTGGCCTCGTGTTTGCCGTCGATCCGACCTCGGCCGACGCGTCGACCATCGGCGGCAACGTGTCGATGAACGCGGGCGGCAAGAAAGCCGTGCTGTGGGGCACGGCGCTCGACAACCTGGTGTCCTGGCGCATGGTCACGCCCGAGGCGGACTGGCTCGAAGTGACACGGCTCAACCATAACCGCGGCAAGATCCACGACGCCCCGGCGGCGACCTTCGAGGTCCGCCGCTATGCGGCCGACGGGGCGACGCCCAAGGGCTCGCCCGAAATCCTCACGATTCCCGGCAGCCGCTTCCGCAAGGCGGGGCTCGGCAAGGACGTCACCGACAAGTTCCTCGCCGGACTGCCCGGCATCCAGAAGGAAGGCTGTGACGGGCTCATCACCTCGGCGCGCTTCATCCTGCACAAGATGCCGGCGCACACCCGGACGCTCTGCCTGGAATTCTTTGCCAACGCGCGCGAGGCGACGCCCGCGATCGTCGAAATCAAGGATTACTGCGACGCCCATCCCGACGTCCTGCTCGCCGGCCTCGAGCACCTCGATGCCCGCTACCTCAAGGCCGTCGGCTATGCGACCAAGTCGCCGCGCGCCGCGCGGCCGAACATGGTGCTGCTGATCGACGTCGTCTCCGACGACGAAACCGCCGTCGGCGAAGCGGCGTCGCGGATCGTGCGAATCGCCAATGCGCGCGGCGGCGAAGGCTTCATCGCCGTGTCGGCCGAGACGCGCAAAAAATTCTGGCTCGACCGCGCCCGCACCGCCGCGATCGCGGCGCACACCAACGCGTTCAAGATCAACGAGGATGTCGTCATCCCGCTGCCGCGGCTGGGCGACTACACCGACGGTATCGAGCGCATCAACATTGAGCTGTCGATCCGCAATAAGCTCGCGCTGATCGACGCCCTCGCCGAATTCTTCGCCGCCCCGCTCCCCCTGCATGAGGACGAAGACACGGTCGCCGACCCGGTACAGACAGCCGAAAAGCAGCGCCAGGCACAGGCACTGCTCGCCGCCGTCCGCGAGCGCTGGGCGGGCTACCTCGCCGATCTCGACGCGCCCTACGAGGCCGGCACCGTGTTCACCGCGCTGCGCGACAAGGAAGTTCGCGTGTCGTGGAAACGCGAAGTGCGGCGCGAATTGCACCAGCTCTTCATCGGCCGCGAATACACGCCGGTGCTGCAAACCTGCGACAGCATCCACAAGGACATATTGAAGAGCCGCGTTTTCGTCGCGCTGCACATGCACGCCGGCGACGGCAACGTGCACACCAACATCCCGGTCAACTCCGACGATTACGCGATGCTCGCGACCGCCAACGCAGCAGTGGCCCGCATCATGGCGCTCGCGACCGAACTCGGCGGCGTGATCTCGGGCGAGCACGGCATCGGCCTCACCAAGCTCGAGTTCCTCGACGACGCGACGATCGCGACCTTCGTCGACTACAAGAACAAGGTCGATCCGGCCGGCCGCTTCAACAAGGGCAAGCTCATGCCCGGGGCGGACCTGCGCAACGCCTACACGCCCTCGTTCAACCTGCTCGAGGCCGAATCGATCATCCTCGAGGCCTCGGAGACCGGCGCGATCGCCGATTCGATCAAGGACTGCCTGCGCTGCGGCAAGTGCAAGCCGGTCTGCAACACCCACATTCCGCGCGCCAACCTGCTTTATTCGCCGCGCAACAAGATCCTCGCCACCTCGCTCCTGATCGAGGCCTTCCTCTACGAGGAGCAGACTCGGCGCGGCGTTTCGCTGAAGCACTTCGACGAGTTCGGCGACGTCGCCGACCACTGCACGATCTGCCACAAGTGCAAGTACCCCTGCCCGGTCGACATCGACTTCGGCGACGTCTCGATCGCGATGCGCAACCTGCTGCGCCGCCAGGGCAAGAAGAAATTCAACCCCGGCACCTGGGCGTCGATGGCCTTCCTCAACGCGACCGACCCGGCGACGATCAAGGCGCTCAGAAAGCCGCTGATCGAGTGGGGCTACAGCAGCCAGCGCGTCGGCCACAAGCTGTTCAAGCGCATGGGACTGATCCAGGGCCAGACCCGCCATCCGCCGGCGACCACCGGTCGCTCCCAGGCGGTTGCGCAGGTCATCCATCTCGTCAACAAGCCGATGCCGGGCGGCCTGCCGAAGAAGACCTCGCGCGCGCTGCTGGGACTCGAGGACCCCTCGATCGTCCCCGTCCTGCGCAACCCGGCCAAGCTCTCCGACGAGTCCGACGCAGTCTTCTACTTCCCGGGATGCGGCTCCGAGCGCCTCTTCTCGCAAGTCGGGCTCGCGACGCAGGCGATGCTGTTCGAGCTCGGCGCGCAGACCGTGCTGCCGCCCGGTTACCTCTGCTGCGGCTACCCGCAGATCGCGGGCGGCCAGTCAGACAAGGGCGACGCGATCACCGCGCAGAACCGCGTGCTGTTCCACCGCGTCGCCAATACGCTCAATTACCTCGACATCAAGACCGTGCTCGTGTCCTGCGGCACCTGCATGGATCAGCTGCTGAAATACGAATTCGAGAAAATCTTCCCCGGCTGCCGCCTGCTCGACATCCACGAATACCTGATGGAAAAAGGCGTGAAGCTCGAAGGCGTCGCCGGCGAGAAATATCTCTACCACGACCCCTGCCATACGCCGATGAAGACCCACGCGCCGATGAAAGTCGCCAACGCGCTGCTCGGCGACGGCGTCGTCTTGTCCGACCGCTGCTGCGGCGAGTCCGGCACGCTCGCCGTCAGCCGCCCCGACATCTCGACCCAGATCCGCTTCCGCAAGGAAGAGGAAATCCGCGCCGGGGTCGCGGCGATCAAAGCGGGCCAGCGCACCACGACGCCGGTAAAACTTCTCACCAGCTGCCCGTCGTGCCTGCAGGGATTGTCGCGCTACACCGAAGACGCCGACGTCGAACCCGACTACATCGTGATCGAACTCGCGAAGAGGCTGCTCGGCGAGAACTGGATGACGAACTACCTCGCCCGCGTCGGCAACGGCGGGATCGAGCGGGTGCTGCTGTAA